The following proteins come from a genomic window of Lycium ferocissimum isolate CSIRO_LF1 chromosome 4, AGI_CSIRO_Lferr_CH_V1, whole genome shotgun sequence:
- the LOC132052740 gene encoding uncharacterized protein LOC132052740 isoform X1 yields MAEEEERTNGCDESDYTSEDEGTEDYKRGGYHAVQIGDTFKHGRYVVQSKLGWGHFSTVWLAWDVLKSTYVALKVQKSAQHYTEAAMDEVTILKQIAEGDPDDNKCVVKLLDHFKHSGPNGQHVCMVFEYLGDNLLTLIKYSDYRGLPIHKVKEICFHILVGLDYLHRQLSIIHTDLKPENVLLLSMIDPAKDPTKSGSPVILPSNKSKILSESRASKDVKSLNGDLTKNQKKKIRKKAKRVAQKCAGKEASEETEPDNKASGPEDSTHDEPEANSVEEQTSMKASEDVSTKEGRQRNQRHKRGSRSAREKLLVDVDVRCKLVDFGNACWTYKQFTSDIQTRQYRCPEVILGSKYSTSADLWSLACICFELTTGDVLFDPHSGDNYDRDEDHLALMMELLGMMPRKIALGGRHSREFFNRYGDLRHIRRLRFWTLGKVLMEKYDVCEQDANEMADFLIPILDFVPEKRPTAAQCLIHPWITGGPRHLAPSTNSLSEATENHVSKKNREKDEREAMEVRVGNIAIDGASGLVKASQS; encoded by the exons ATGGCGGAAGAAGAGGAGAGAACGAACGGCTGCGATGAAAGTGACTATACATCTGAGGATGAAGGGACAGAGGATTACAAGCGTGGTGGATATCACGCTGTTCAAATCGGAGATACGTTTAAACACGGACGATATGTAGTGCAGAGTAAGCTTGGTTGGGGCCATTTCTCAACTGTTTGGCTCGCTTGGGATGTCCTCAAATCT ACGTATGTAGCTCTGAAAGTCCAAAAGAGTGCTCAGCACTATACTGAAGCGGCAATGGATGAGGTTACAATATTAAAGCAGATTGCTGAGGGAGATCCAGACGATAATAAGTGTGTTGTGAAGCTACTGGATCACTTTAAGCATTCTGGTCCTAATGGGCAGCATGTTTGTATGGTATTTGAATACTTGGGAGATAATCTTTTGACACTTATCAAGTATTCAGACTACCGAGGGCTCCCTATTCACAAAGTTAAAGAAATCTGCTTTCATATATTGGTGGGATTGGATTATTTACATCGCCAACTTTCCATCATACACACAGACTTAAAGCCAGAAAATGTATTGCTTCTATCAATGATTGATCCAGCTAAAGATCCTACAAAGTCAGGTAGTCCTGTCATTCTTCCGTCCAATAAAAGTAAGATTCTCTCTGAATCTAGGGCTTCTAAAGATGTGAAGAGTCTAAACGGTGACCTGACCAAGaaccagaaaaagaaaattcgaaaaaaagCTAAGCGGGTAGCTCAAAAGTGTGCTGGCAAGGAAGCTTCTGAGGAGACTGAACCAGATAATAAAGCTAGCGGCCCTGAAGACTCTACTCATGATGAACCTGAGGCGAACTCAGTTGAGGAACAAACTAGTATGAAAGCCAGTGAAGATGTCTCAACAAAGGAAGGGCGCCAGAGAAATCAGAGGCATAAACGAGGCAGCCGGTCTGCTAGGGAGAAGCTATTGGTTGATGTTGACGTTAGGTGCAAATTAGTTGACTTTGGTAATGCATGTTGGACGTATAAACAGTTCACAAGTGATATCCAGACAAGACAGTATAGATGTCCGGAGGTTATCCTGGGATCTAAATATTCTACTTCAGCAGATCTTTGGTCCCTTGCTTGCATTTGCTTTGAGCTCACAACTGGTGATGTTCTTTTTGATCCTCACAGTGGTGACAATTATGATAGAGATGAG GATCACTTGGCCCTCATGATGGAGCTTCTTGGGATGATGCCACGCAAG ATTGCCTTAGGTGGACGTCATTCACGAGAATTTTTTAACCGATATGGAGATCTGAGGCACATCAGACGCTTGCGGTTCTGGACTCTCGGTAAAGTGCTTATGGAAAAGTATGATGTCTGCGAACAAGATGCGAATGAGATGGCAGACTTCCTTATACCTATCCTTGACTTTGTGCCTGAGAAAAGGCCGACAGCGGCTCAATGTCTTATTCATCCATGGATCACTGGAGGCCCTCGGCATCTTGCTCCTTCGACTAATTCTCTATCCGAAGCAACTGAAAACCATGTTTCAAAGAAAAACCGAGAGAAGGATGAAAGGGAGGCAATGGAAGTTAGAGTGGGCAATATTGCAATTGATGGGGCTTCTGGGCTAGTCAAAGCTTCTCAATCTTAA
- the LOC132052741 gene encoding agmatine coumaroyltransferase-2-like yields MKVKVESSKIIKPFYEDIPPSTRSSIPLTVFDKVTYEAHIAVIYAYRPPTAPNAAIQLGLQKALAIYREWAGRLGKDEHGNQVILLNDEGVRFVEASSDSTLDKIMPFKPSASLLNLHPSLNNVVELVQVQVTRFTCGSLVVGFTAHHTVADGHSTSNFLVAWGQACRGLDINILPLHDRTIFNPRNPPLIEYEHKGAEFMSKFVKKENSLNETHHVTEDVVVHKVHFTVEFLAKLKAKASSMNGNNKPYSTFESLVAHLWRAITKARGLSGFETTHIRISVNGRPRLNPRVPNEYFGNLVLWAFPTAKVKDLLREPLPYAAKLIHDTVIKVNNNYFRSFIDFANHNVKEEDLIPTADMSKHILCPNLEVDSWLRFPFYDLDFGTGCPYMFMPSYFPTEGMMFLLPSFIGDGSIDVFIPLFQDNLPTFKKICYSLDLLENYS; encoded by the coding sequence ATGAAGGTCAAAGTAGAAAGTTCAAAAATCATTAAGCCTTTTTATGAAGACATTCCTCCTTCTACTAGAAGCTCAATTCCCCTTACCGTCTTTGACAAGGTCACTTACGAAGCCCATATTGCTGTCATCTACGCCTATCGCCCTCCCACCGCACCAAATGCCGCCATTCAATTGGGGCTTCAGAAGGCACTAGCAATTTATAGGGAATGGGCAGGAAGATTAGGAAAAGACGAACATGGAAACCAGGTAATTCTGCTCAATGATGAGGGTGTTCGATTCGTCGAGGCATCATCAGATAGCACCCTTGATAAAATAATGCCCTTTAAGCCTTCAGCTTCTTTGCTTAACCTACATCCTAGCTTGAATAATGTAGTGGAATTGGTGCAAGTTCAAGTCACGAGATTCACATGTGGCTCCTTGGTGGTTGGTTTCACCGCCCACCATACTGTGGCGGATGGCCATTCCACCAGCAACTTTTTAGTTGCATGGGGTCAAGCTTGTCGAGGGCTTGACATTAATATACTACCTTTGCATGATCGTACTATTTTTAACCCTCGAAACCCTCCTCTCATCGAGTATGAGCATAAGGGGGCAGAGTTTATGTCAAAGTTTGTCAAAAAGGAGAATTCGCTCAATGAAACTCATCATGTAACTGAAGATGTAGTGGTGCACAAAGTCCATTTCACAGTAGAGTTTCTAGCCAAGCTCAAGGCGAAGGCGTCTTCCATGAATGGCAACAATAAACCCTATAGCACCTTTGAGAGCCTCGTTGCACATTTATGGAGGGCCATCACTAAAGCTCGTGGCCTAAGTGGCTTTGAGACTACCCATATAAGAATTTCAGTCAATGGTCGACCAAGACTGAACCCTAGAGTACCCAATGAGTATTTTGGAAACTTAGTCCTTTGGGCATTTCCAACCGCAAAAGTGAAGGACCTTTTGAGAGAGCCTCTTCCTTATGCAGCGAAGCTCATTCATGACACAGTTATAAAAGTAAACAATAACTATTTTAGATCATTCATCGACTTTGCTAATCACAACGTGAAGGAAGAAGATCTCATCCCGACTGCAGACATGAGCAAGCACATATTATGCCCTAATCTCGAAGTTGACAGCTGGTTAAGGTTTCCATTCTACGACCTTGATTTTGGAACCGGTTGTCCTTACATGTTCATGCCTTCTTATTTCCCAACAGAAGGCATGATGTTTCTTCTCCCATCCTTCATTGGAGATGGAAGCATTGATGTTTTCATTCCTCTATTTCAAGACAACTTGCCCACCTTCAAGAAAATTTGCTATTCTTTGGACTTGCTTGAGAATTACTCCTAG
- the LOC132052740 gene encoding uncharacterized protein LOC132052740 isoform X2: MDEVTILKQIAEGDPDDNKCVVKLLDHFKHSGPNGQHVCMVFEYLGDNLLTLIKYSDYRGLPIHKVKEICFHILVGLDYLHRQLSIIHTDLKPENVLLLSMIDPAKDPTKSGSPVILPSNKSKILSESRASKDVKSLNGDLTKNQKKKIRKKAKRVAQKCAGKEASEETEPDNKASGPEDSTHDEPEANSVEEQTSMKASEDVSTKEGRQRNQRHKRGSRSAREKLLVDVDVRCKLVDFGNACWTYKQFTSDIQTRQYRCPEVILGSKYSTSADLWSLACICFELTTGDVLFDPHSGDNYDRDEDHLALMMELLGMMPRKIALGGRHSREFFNRYGDLRHIRRLRFWTLGKVLMEKYDVCEQDANEMADFLIPILDFVPEKRPTAAQCLIHPWITGGPRHLAPSTNSLSEATENHVSKKNREKDEREAMEVRVGNIAIDGASGLVKASQS; this comes from the exons ATGGATGAGGTTACAATATTAAAGCAGATTGCTGAGGGAGATCCAGACGATAATAAGTGTGTTGTGAAGCTACTGGATCACTTTAAGCATTCTGGTCCTAATGGGCAGCATGTTTGTATGGTATTTGAATACTTGGGAGATAATCTTTTGACACTTATCAAGTATTCAGACTACCGAGGGCTCCCTATTCACAAAGTTAAAGAAATCTGCTTTCATATATTGGTGGGATTGGATTATTTACATCGCCAACTTTCCATCATACACACAGACTTAAAGCCAGAAAATGTATTGCTTCTATCAATGATTGATCCAGCTAAAGATCCTACAAAGTCAGGTAGTCCTGTCATTCTTCCGTCCAATAAAAGTAAGATTCTCTCTGAATCTAGGGCTTCTAAAGATGTGAAGAGTCTAAACGGTGACCTGACCAAGaaccagaaaaagaaaattcgaaaaaaagCTAAGCGGGTAGCTCAAAAGTGTGCTGGCAAGGAAGCTTCTGAGGAGACTGAACCAGATAATAAAGCTAGCGGCCCTGAAGACTCTACTCATGATGAACCTGAGGCGAACTCAGTTGAGGAACAAACTAGTATGAAAGCCAGTGAAGATGTCTCAACAAAGGAAGGGCGCCAGAGAAATCAGAGGCATAAACGAGGCAGCCGGTCTGCTAGGGAGAAGCTATTGGTTGATGTTGACGTTAGGTGCAAATTAGTTGACTTTGGTAATGCATGTTGGACGTATAAACAGTTCACAAGTGATATCCAGACAAGACAGTATAGATGTCCGGAGGTTATCCTGGGATCTAAATATTCTACTTCAGCAGATCTTTGGTCCCTTGCTTGCATTTGCTTTGAGCTCACAACTGGTGATGTTCTTTTTGATCCTCACAGTGGTGACAATTATGATAGAGATGAG GATCACTTGGCCCTCATGATGGAGCTTCTTGGGATGATGCCACGCAAG ATTGCCTTAGGTGGACGTCATTCACGAGAATTTTTTAACCGATATGGAGATCTGAGGCACATCAGACGCTTGCGGTTCTGGACTCTCGGTAAAGTGCTTATGGAAAAGTATGATGTCTGCGAACAAGATGCGAATGAGATGGCAGACTTCCTTATACCTATCCTTGACTTTGTGCCTGAGAAAAGGCCGACAGCGGCTCAATGTCTTATTCATCCATGGATCACTGGAGGCCCTCGGCATCTTGCTCCTTCGACTAATTCTCTATCCGAAGCAACTGAAAACCATGTTTCAAAGAAAAACCGAGAGAAGGATGAAAGGGAGGCAATGGAAGTTAGAGTGGGCAATATTGCAATTGATGGGGCTTCTGGGCTAGTCAAAGCTTCTCAATCTTAA